From a region of the Candidatus Brocadia sp. genome:
- a CDS encoding CBS domain-containing protein — protein sequence MATYKFVARDLMTEKVVCVTPETSIHDLIKLLVKNQITGAPVVDREGALVGVVSKTDVVEYDGKTRKKTGESTNKSFYHETNGKLKKELDKLLKTKTFGKALVKDIMTTRVITAQTDDSIDRLAKIMHDKKIHRVVIREGEQVVGVVSTLDILHAVSTMGYGSSAFVTEEAILDLQERLEAAEKSIQSLRDILDTIHGEK from the coding sequence GTGGCTACTTATAAATTCGTGGCAAGAGATTTAATGACGGAAAAGGTGGTGTGTGTAACTCCAGAGACTTCCATTCATGATCTTATCAAACTTCTTGTCAAAAACCAGATTACCGGGGCGCCTGTGGTAGATAGAGAAGGGGCGCTGGTGGGGGTGGTTTCAAAGACGGATGTCGTTGAATACGACGGAAAGACAAGGAAAAAGACAGGGGAATCCACCAATAAATCGTTTTACCACGAGACGAATGGGAAACTGAAAAAAGAGCTCGATAAGCTCTTAAAGACAAAAACCTTTGGAAAGGCATTAGTAAAGGACATTATGACAACCCGCGTCATTACTGCACAGACAGATGACTCGATAGACCGTCTCGCAAAAATCATGCACGACAAAAAAATCCACCGGGTTGTTATCAGGGAAGGGGAGCAGGTCGTTGGGGTCGTAAGTACCCTTGACATCCTCCATGCTGTAAGTACCATGGGTTACGGCAGCAGCGCCTTCGTTACGGAAGAGGCCATTCTTGACCTCCAGGAACGGCTGGAAGCTGCGGAAAAATCGATCCAGTCCCTGCGCGATATCCTTGATACAATTCACGGTGAGAAATGA
- a CDS encoding class I SAM-dependent methyltransferase, with the protein MKRIPEPELMEDEDQVRAYAGADFEDAHSNFIRLFQTTFGLHLRGYVLDLGCGHGDITMRFARAYPGCIVHGIDGSETMIRWGKNILTEAHDIQGRVDLIRGMLPEAIPPHSRYDGVISNSLLHHLPKPRILYPFIHRYAASGAPVFIMDLKRPQTNDEAEALVQAYAAHEPEILKRDFYHSLLAAYTVEEIREQLQGTPLAHLSVKEVSDRHLMIAGYRD; encoded by the coding sequence ATGAAACGAATACCAGAACCAGAACTGATGGAAGATGAAGATCAGGTACGCGCCTATGCCGGGGCAGATTTTGAGGACGCCCACAGCAATTTCATCAGGCTCTTTCAAACGACCTTTGGACTTCATCTGCGTGGTTATGTCCTTGATCTCGGATGCGGGCACGGGGATATAACGATGCGCTTTGCCCGCGCCTATCCCGGATGTATTGTCCATGGCATTGATGGCTCAGAGACTATGATTCGCTGGGGGAAGAATATCCTCACCGAAGCGCATGACATTCAAGGCCGTGTGGACCTCATCCGGGGGATGCTGCCGGAGGCGATTCCGCCACACAGCAGATACGATGGTGTTATCAGCAACAGCCTGCTGCACCACCTCCCGAAACCCCGTATCCTGTACCCATTTATCCATCGGTATGCAGCTTCAGGCGCCCCGGTGTTTATCATGGACTTGAAGAGACCGCAAACTAACGATGAAGCCGAGGCGTTGGTACAGGCTTACGCAGCCCATGAACCAGAAATCCTCAAAAGGGATTTTTACCATTCGCTCCTTGCTGCGTATACCGTTGAAGAAATCCGGGAACAACTGCAGGGCACTCCATTAGCCCATCTGTCGGTAAAAGAAGTAAGTGACCGCCATTTGATGATAGCCGGATATAGGGACTGA
- a CDS encoding IS630 family transposase, whose protein sequence is MVKQGIRVEDIAEGMRLNRSTVFGWLRKYRQHGLKQLKSRKTTGAPSKLEQRTILKLMDLLRQPATDYGFASDLWTGPRVRILIRNKFGIKMHRDYMPRFLRRLGLVRKSPERRALEQDIKEVRRWKRYELPRITRSASQSKGIILYGDESVFKPIPHVGKTWPFPDGKPNVRVSGKKGISVAVTSAVSAQGHLLFQIATTHFNSGTLIKFMKSLHRHFINRKLFFIIDGAPCHKAKGVGRFALENASWLSLHYLPGYSPELNPDEEVWNTVKTQKLNAKPIKDKKELHSVVLGSLRSIQKRPEQIKEFFRK, encoded by the coding sequence ATGGTAAAACAAGGCATCCGTGTCGAAGACATTGCAGAGGGCATGAGATTGAATCGTTCTACCGTGTTTGGATGGCTCCGAAAATATCGCCAACATGGTCTTAAGCAACTGAAATCCAGAAAGACAACAGGAGCTCCATCGAAACTGGAACAAAGAACTATCCTTAAATTGATGGATCTCCTGCGGCAGCCAGCAACTGATTATGGTTTTGCCTCTGATCTTTGGACTGGGCCTCGTGTACGAATTCTTATACGAAATAAGTTTGGCATAAAGATGCACAGGGACTACATGCCGAGATTTTTGAGAAGGTTGGGGCTTGTGCGTAAAAGTCCTGAGAGGCGAGCGCTGGAACAAGACATTAAGGAAGTCCGAAGATGGAAAAGATATGAACTCCCCAGGATTACACGCTCCGCTTCTCAATCCAAGGGAATAATCCTTTATGGAGATGAGAGTGTTTTCAAGCCGATTCCTCATGTGGGAAAAACATGGCCTTTTCCCGATGGTAAACCAAATGTTCGCGTCTCTGGCAAAAAAGGCATTTCCGTTGCAGTTACTTCTGCTGTTAGCGCACAAGGACATCTTCTTTTTCAAATTGCCACGACACATTTTAATTCTGGAACATTGATTAAATTTATGAAATCTCTTCATAGACATTTTATTAACCGTAAACTTTTCTTTATTATTGACGGAGCGCCCTGTCATAAAGCAAAAGGTGTAGGACGTTTTGCTCTGGAAAACGCATCATGGCTATCTCTTCATTATTTGCCCGGATATTCACCTGAGTTGAATCCAGACGAAGAAGTTTGGAATACGGTAAAGACACAAAAACTAAATGCGAAACCCATTAAAGACAAAAAAGAACTACACTCTGTTGTTCTCGGTTCTTTAAGGTCAATTCAAAAACGACCAGAACAGATAAAAGAGTTCTTTCGTAAATAG